A genome region from Cucumis sativus cultivar 9930 chromosome 4, Cucumber_9930_V3, whole genome shotgun sequence includes the following:
- the LOC101203603 gene encoding uncharacterized protein LOC101203603 isoform X1 codes for MAMAFSATGLAQRIPYTRSPLLHCIRKARVRSSVTIESVAESGILCKEEDKDCISFALRRKEIKQSDSSLPQWKALSCEDLGIDSSMISKPTRLVLNGLRKQGYEVYLVGGCVRDLILKRIPKDFDVITSAQLKEVRRIFSQCLVVGKRFPICHVNVLGTIVEVSSFSTSRSRNGFNNYINKPSNLSEPDYIRWENCSQRDFTINSLMYDPYKKVVYDYLGAMEDIRKSKVRTVKPANLSFTEDCARILRGVRLAARLEFRFSKDIALSIKELSCSVLKLDKGRLLMEMNYMLAFGSAEASLRLLWRFGLLEILLPIQASYFVSQGFRRRDARSNMLLILFSNLDKFVAPNRPCHSSLWIALLAFHKALVDQPQDPVVVAAFSLAIHSGGSLYEAVEIAQNISQPHVSFHEIVESNHKESDYSLVEQVIDLADSVNSVLWKMTNSQYVSRAMIKYPQAPWSDLVFISQSLSISVCKIFDCVRRGNETGSVPKRSRRINHDSLAMGNLSEVRHVFARIVFDTVYPRNQNGQFNNVEPNER; via the exons ATGGCTATGGCATTTTCAGCCACAGGCCTCGCTCAAAGGATTCCGTACACTCGCTCTCCGCTCCTCCACTGCATTCGCAAG GCGCGAGTTCGAAGCTCTGTAACCATTGAGTCTGTTGCTGAATCGGGAATCCTTTGCAAGGAGGAAGATAAGGATTGTATTTCGTTTGCATTGCGTAGAAAAG aaataaaGCAGAGTGATAGCTCACTACCACAATGGAAGGCATTGAGTTGTGAGGATCTTGGGATTGATAGTTCAATGATTTCAAAGCCTACGCGACTGGTTTTAAATGGGCTGAGGAAACAAG GGTATGAGGTCTACCTTGTTGGTGGGTGTGTTCGGGATCTTATCCTAAAGAGAATTCCTAAAGATTTTGATGTCATCACTTCAGCTCAACTCAAAGAG GTGCGGAGAATTTTTTCCCAGTGTCTAGTAGTTGGAAAGCGGTTTCCAATTTGCCATGTAAATGTGCTTGGCACTATTGTAGAG GTTTCAAGCTTTAGCACCTCTCGAAGTAGGAATGGTTTTAATAATTACATTAACAAACCTTCCAACTTAAGTGAGCCTGATTATATTCGATGGGAGAATTGCTCTCAACGGGACTTTACCATTAACAG TTTGATGTATGATCCATACAAAAAGGTTGTATATGATTATTTGGGGGCAATGGAGGATATAAGAAAATCCAAG GTGCGAACTGTAAAACCTGCAAATCTATCTTTTACTGAGGACTGTG CTCGAATTTTACGTGGGGTAAGACTTGCAGCCCGATTAGAATTTCGTTTCTCCAAAGACATAGCACTTTCCATAAAAGAGTTATCTTGCTCTGTGTTAAAACTTGACAAG GGGAGATTACTTATGGAAATGAATTATATGCTAGCATTTGGGTCTGCAGAGGCTTCTTTGAGATTATTGTGGAGATTCGGACTTCTCGAGATTCTTCTTCCGATCCAA GCATCATATTTTGTTTCCCAAGGATTCAGGAGGCGTGATGCACGCTCAAATATGCTTCTG ATTTTGTTTTCCAACCTTGATAAATTTGTGGCACCCAATCGACCATGCCATAGCAGCTTATG GATTGCTCTCTTAGCATTTCATAAAGCTTTGGTTGACCAGCCTCAAGATCCAGTGGTTGTTGCAGCGTTTAGCCTTGCTATCCATAGTGGTGGATCTTTGTATGAAGCAGTTGAAATAGCTCAAAATATCTCGCAGCCACACGTGTCATTTCATGAAATAGTAGAAAGTAATCACAAAGAATCAGATTATTCACTGGTGGAACAGGTCATTGATCTTGCAGACTCAGTGAATTCCGTGTTATGGAAGATGACCAATAGCCAGTATGTTTCACGAGCTATGATCAAATATCCTCAAGCACCTTGGTCAGATCTG GTATTTATCTCACAGTCTTTATCAATTAGCGTATGCAAAATTTTTGACTGTGTTAGAAGGGGCAACGAAACTGGATCAGTTCCgaaaagaagtagaagaatTAACCATGATTCCTTGGCTATGGGCAACTTATCAGAGGTTCGACATGTTTTTGCTAGGATTGTTTTCGACACAGTTTACCCTCGTAACCAAAACGGACAGTTCAATAATGTTGAACCAAATGAGAGATGA
- the LOC101203603 gene encoding uncharacterized protein LOC101203603 isoform X2, with protein MISKPTRLVLNGLRKQGYEVYLVGGCVRDLILKRIPKDFDVITSAQLKEVRRIFSQCLVVGKRFPICHVNVLGTIVEVSSFSTSRSRNGFNNYINKPSNLSEPDYIRWENCSQRDFTINSLMYDPYKKVVYDYLGAMEDIRKSKVRTVKPANLSFTEDCARILRGVRLAARLEFRFSKDIALSIKELSCSVLKLDKGRLLMEMNYMLAFGSAEASLRLLWRFGLLEILLPIQASYFVSQGFRRRDARSNMLLILFSNLDKFVAPNRPCHSSLWIALLAFHKALVDQPQDPVVVAAFSLAIHSGGSLYEAVEIAQNISQPHVSFHEIVESNHKESDYSLVEQVIDLADSVNSVLWKMTNSQYVSRAMIKYPQAPWSDLVFISQSLSISVCKIFDCVRRGNETGSVPKRSRRINHDSLAMGNLSEVRHVFARIVFDTVYPRNQNGQFNNVEPNER; from the exons ATGATTTCAAAGCCTACGCGACTGGTTTTAAATGGGCTGAGGAAACAAG GGTATGAGGTCTACCTTGTTGGTGGGTGTGTTCGGGATCTTATCCTAAAGAGAATTCCTAAAGATTTTGATGTCATCACTTCAGCTCAACTCAAAGAG GTGCGGAGAATTTTTTCCCAGTGTCTAGTAGTTGGAAAGCGGTTTCCAATTTGCCATGTAAATGTGCTTGGCACTATTGTAGAG GTTTCAAGCTTTAGCACCTCTCGAAGTAGGAATGGTTTTAATAATTACATTAACAAACCTTCCAACTTAAGTGAGCCTGATTATATTCGATGGGAGAATTGCTCTCAACGGGACTTTACCATTAACAG TTTGATGTATGATCCATACAAAAAGGTTGTATATGATTATTTGGGGGCAATGGAGGATATAAGAAAATCCAAG GTGCGAACTGTAAAACCTGCAAATCTATCTTTTACTGAGGACTGTG CTCGAATTTTACGTGGGGTAAGACTTGCAGCCCGATTAGAATTTCGTTTCTCCAAAGACATAGCACTTTCCATAAAAGAGTTATCTTGCTCTGTGTTAAAACTTGACAAG GGGAGATTACTTATGGAAATGAATTATATGCTAGCATTTGGGTCTGCAGAGGCTTCTTTGAGATTATTGTGGAGATTCGGACTTCTCGAGATTCTTCTTCCGATCCAA GCATCATATTTTGTTTCCCAAGGATTCAGGAGGCGTGATGCACGCTCAAATATGCTTCTG ATTTTGTTTTCCAACCTTGATAAATTTGTGGCACCCAATCGACCATGCCATAGCAGCTTATG GATTGCTCTCTTAGCATTTCATAAAGCTTTGGTTGACCAGCCTCAAGATCCAGTGGTTGTTGCAGCGTTTAGCCTTGCTATCCATAGTGGTGGATCTTTGTATGAAGCAGTTGAAATAGCTCAAAATATCTCGCAGCCACACGTGTCATTTCATGAAATAGTAGAAAGTAATCACAAAGAATCAGATTATTCACTGGTGGAACAGGTCATTGATCTTGCAGACTCAGTGAATTCCGTGTTATGGAAGATGACCAATAGCCAGTATGTTTCACGAGCTATGATCAAATATCCTCAAGCACCTTGGTCAGATCTG GTATTTATCTCACAGTCTTTATCAATTAGCGTATGCAAAATTTTTGACTGTGTTAGAAGGGGCAACGAAACTGGATCAGTTCCgaaaagaagtagaagaatTAACCATGATTCCTTGGCTATGGGCAACTTATCAGAGGTTCGACATGTTTTTGCTAGGATTGTTTTCGACACAGTTTACCCTCGTAACCAAAACGGACAGTTCAATAATGTTGAACCAAATGAGAGATGA